The Equus quagga isolate Etosha38 chromosome 10, UCLA_HA_Equagga_1.0, whole genome shotgun sequence genome includes a region encoding these proteins:
- the LOC124246040 gene encoding ferritin light chain-like has translation MGTRIHQTYSAKVEAAVNRLVNLHLQASNTDLSLGFYCKGSNVTVEGLGHFFHEAAEEKREGAQRLLKSQNQWSSFALIQDRQKRSPDEWSGSVVAMEAAIVLEKNLNQAVLDLHALGSVNTDPRLCDFLKSHFLEEKMKVIKKMGDHLTNLRRLTGPKARLGESLFRRLTHKHN, from the coding sequence ATGGGCACCAGGATCCACCAGACTTATTCTGCCAAGGTGGAGGCTGCTGTCAACCGCCTAGTTAACCTGCATCTGCAGGCCTCCAACACCGACCTCTCTCTGGGCTTTTATTGCAAAGGCAGCAATGTGACTGTGGAGGGCCTGGGCCACTTCTTCCACGAGGCGGCTGAGGAGAAGCGTGAGGGCGCCCAGCGTCTCTTGAAGTCCCAAAACCAGTGGAGCAGCTTCGCCCTCATCCAGGATAGGCAGAAGCGGTCCCCAGATGAGTGGAGTGGCAGCGTGGTTGCCATGGAGGCTGCCATCGTCCTGGAGAAGAACCTGAACCAGGCCGTTTTGGATCTGCATGCTCTGGGTTCTGTCAACACAGACCCCCGTCTCTGTGACTTTCTGAAGAGCCACTTCCTAGAGGAGAAGATGAAAGTCATCAAGAAGATGGGCGACCACCTGACCAACCTCCGCAGGCTGACAGGCCCCAAGGCCAGGCTGGGCGAATCTCTCTTCCGAAGGCTCACCCACAAGCACAACTAG